A stretch of Sinorhizobium meliloti DNA encodes these proteins:
- a CDS encoding peptidylprolyl isomerase encodes MMMGGKNAIVRLLSAVALAGALSVAAGTVTTAMAASTVEVVVNSTVITSGDVAKRVAFLKLQRQSGGAAEAKQQLVDEVLKRAEIARVQQSVSTDEVDAAFARFAAGNKLSPEQLGKILDQAGVGVDHFKQYIAVQMSWPRVVNFRYGSASRLSGGDLVKRMMQGGGNKPVTTEYFLQQVIFVIPESKRGAITAKRQAEANASRSQFPGCDTSKAFAANYRDVSIRSLGRILAQQLPEDWKPLVEKAGDGMTTGTRVTEKGVEYLAICKKRQVNDDAAAEIVFRAEDLGKKKSEGEDPNSAKYLEELRSKAQIVNK; translated from the coding sequence ATGATGATGGGCGGGAAAAACGCGATCGTGAGGTTGCTTTCGGCGGTTGCACTGGCGGGTGCGCTGAGTGTCGCAGCGGGTACGGTTACCACGGCAATGGCGGCGAGCACGGTCGAGGTGGTCGTCAACAGCACCGTGATCACCTCCGGCGACGTCGCCAAGCGGGTCGCCTTCCTGAAGCTTCAGCGGCAAAGCGGCGGCGCAGCCGAAGCCAAGCAGCAGCTCGTCGACGAGGTACTGAAGCGCGCCGAGATCGCGCGCGTTCAGCAGTCCGTCAGCACCGACGAGGTCGATGCCGCCTTTGCGCGTTTCGCCGCCGGTAACAAGCTTTCGCCGGAGCAGCTCGGCAAGATTCTTGACCAGGCCGGCGTCGGGGTCGACCATTTCAAGCAGTATATCGCAGTCCAGATGAGCTGGCCGCGCGTCGTCAACTTCCGCTACGGCAGCGCCAGCCGCCTTTCCGGCGGCGACCTCGTCAAGCGCATGATGCAGGGCGGCGGCAACAAGCCGGTCACGACGGAATATTTCCTGCAGCAGGTCATCTTCGTCATTCCCGAATCGAAGCGCGGCGCCATCACGGCGAAGCGGCAGGCCGAAGCCAATGCCTCGCGCTCGCAGTTTCCAGGCTGCGATACCTCAAAGGCCTTCGCGGCGAACTACCGCGACGTCTCGATCCGCAGCCTCGGCCGAATTCTTGCACAGCAACTGCCCGAAGACTGGAAGCCGCTCGTCGAAAAAGCCGGCGACGGCATGACCACGGGTACGCGGGTTACCGAGAAAGGCGTCGAATATCTGGCAATCTGCAAGAAGCGTCAGGTCAACGACGACGCCGCCGCCGAGATCGTCTTCCGTGCCGAGGACCTCGGCAAGAAGAAGTCCGAGGGGGAAGACCCGAACAGCGCCAAATATCTTGAAGAACTGCGCTCGAAGGCGCAGATCGTCAACAAATAA
- the pdxA gene encoding 4-hydroxythreonine-4-phosphate dehydrogenase PdxA yields MSETSIGPVALTMGDPAGIGPDITLSVWAKRADRPTPPFLYVGDPAVLAARAKLLGQTVPICETDCPGAVAAFRQALPVWPVRSPAPVIPGNPDAANASAVTDAIDTAVRLVLAGEASALATNPISKAVLYEAGFRFPGHTEYLADLAARATGVAALPVMMLAGPKLRAVPVTIHIPLKDVPAALTPDLIYETCTITAADLRSRFGLPAPRLAIAGLNPHAGEGGALGREDDAVIRPVIDRLRAEGLDVVGPLPADTMFHDRARETYDVAICMYHDQALIPAKALGFDDSVNVTLGLPFIRTSPDHGTAFSLAGKGIAREESLLAALRLAAELARNAGGTKR; encoded by the coding sequence ATGAGCGAGACGAGCATCGGGCCGGTCGCCCTGACCATGGGCGATCCGGCCGGGATCGGTCCGGATATCACCCTTTCCGTATGGGCGAAGCGGGCCGATCGGCCGACGCCGCCGTTTCTCTATGTAGGCGATCCGGCGGTGCTTGCCGCCCGCGCCAAGCTCCTGGGCCAGACCGTGCCGATATGCGAGACCGATTGTCCCGGGGCCGTCGCCGCTTTCCGGCAGGCGCTGCCCGTTTGGCCGGTCCGCTCCCCTGCCCCCGTGATTCCCGGTAATCCCGATGCGGCAAATGCTTCCGCCGTGACCGATGCGATCGACACCGCCGTCCGGCTCGTGCTGGCGGGAGAAGCGTCCGCCCTCGCCACCAATCCGATTTCCAAGGCAGTGCTCTACGAGGCGGGGTTCCGCTTTCCGGGCCACACCGAATATCTCGCGGACCTCGCTGCGCGCGCAACGGGGGTTGCCGCCCTGCCGGTGATGATGCTGGCAGGACCGAAGCTGCGCGCGGTCCCGGTCACGATCCATATCCCGCTCAAGGACGTTCCAGCCGCGCTGACGCCGGATCTGATCTACGAGACCTGCACGATCACCGCGGCCGACCTCAGGAGCCGCTTCGGCCTGCCGGCGCCGCGCCTGGCGATTGCCGGTCTCAATCCGCATGCGGGCGAAGGCGGCGCGCTCGGCCGCGAGGACGATGCCGTCATCCGGCCGGTCATCGATCGCCTGCGCGCCGAGGGGCTGGACGTCGTCGGACCCTTGCCGGCGGACACCATGTTCCACGATCGCGCGAGAGAGACCTACGACGTCGCCATCTGCATGTATCACGATCAGGCATTGATACCGGCCAAGGCGCTCGGTTTCGATGACAGCGTCAATGTCACGCTGGGCCTGCCCTTCATCAGAACCTCGCCGGATCACGGGACCGCCTTCAGCCTGGCCGGGAAAGGGATCGCGCGCGAGGAAAGCCTTCTTGCGGCCTTGCGGCTTGCAGCAGAACTTGCCCGCAATGCCGGCGGGACGAAGCGCTGA
- the rsmA gene encoding 16S rRNA (adenine(1518)-N(6)/adenine(1519)-N(6))-dimethyltransferase RsmA: MAALDGLPPLRDVIQRHGLDAKKALGQNFLLDLNLTQKIARTAGPLEDVTVIEVGPGPGGLTRAILALGAKKVVAIERDSRCLPALAEIGAHYPGRLDIIEDDALKVDFEALADGPVRIIANLPYNVGTQLLVNWLLPGLWPPFWQSMTLMFQREVGLRIVAGADDDHYGRLGVLCGWRTKARLAFDVPPQAFTPPPKVTSTVVHLEPVEAPIPCSPAVLEKVTQAAFGQRRKMLRQSLKPLGGEALLAKAGIDPQRRAETLTVEEFCRLANCL, from the coding sequence ATGGCGGCTCTCGACGGTCTGCCGCCGCTACGCGACGTCATCCAGCGGCACGGTCTCGACGCGAAGAAGGCGCTCGGCCAGAATTTCCTCCTCGATCTCAACCTTACCCAGAAGATCGCGCGCACCGCCGGTCCGCTGGAGGACGTGACAGTGATCGAAGTCGGTCCGGGTCCCGGCGGCCTTACACGGGCGATCCTCGCTCTTGGGGCAAAGAAGGTCGTCGCGATCGAGCGCGATTCGCGCTGCCTGCCGGCACTCGCCGAGATCGGCGCCCATTATCCGGGGCGGCTCGACATCATCGAGGACGACGCACTGAAGGTGGACTTCGAAGCGCTTGCCGACGGACCGGTGCGCATCATCGCCAATCTTCCCTACAATGTCGGCACACAGCTTCTCGTCAACTGGCTGCTGCCGGGGCTCTGGCCACCCTTCTGGCAATCGATGACGCTGATGTTCCAGCGCGAGGTCGGCCTCAGGATCGTCGCCGGCGCCGATGACGATCACTATGGCAGGCTCGGCGTCCTCTGCGGCTGGCGGACAAAGGCGCGTCTGGCATTCGACGTGCCGCCACAGGCCTTCACACCGCCGCCCAAGGTGACATCGACGGTCGTCCATCTCGAGCCTGTCGAGGCTCCAATTCCCTGCTCGCCCGCGGTTCTCGAGAAGGTCACCCAGGCAGCCTTCGGCCAACGGCGCAAGATGCTCCGCCAGAGCCTGAAGCCCCTCGGTGGCGAGGCGCTGCTTGCAAAGGCGGGCATCGATCCGCAACGCCGCGCGGAAACCTTGACCGTCGAAGAATTTTGCCGATTGGCCAATTGTCTGTAG
- the gmk gene encoding guanylate kinase has translation MKPATVSPIKIARRGLMLVISSPSGAGKSTIARNLLEADPDLSISVSVTTRSRRPSEIEGRHYFFKSIREFEALRATDSLLEWAEVHGNYYGTPRDAVEKAMGEGRDMLFDIDWQGAQQLQEKMAGDVVSIFILPPSMAELQSRLHRRAEDSEEVIATRLANSRAEIEHWREYDYIVVNDDLDRAFSSVRAIVEAERLRRDRRPGLFEFVNGLLTENPL, from the coding sequence ATGAAACCGGCGACCGTTTCGCCCATCAAGATCGCTCGCCGCGGGCTGATGCTCGTCATTTCATCGCCCTCGGGTGCGGGGAAGTCTACGATCGCGCGCAACCTGCTCGAAGCCGATCCGGACTTGAGCATTTCAGTGAGCGTGACGACGCGTTCGCGGCGGCCGAGCGAGATCGAGGGGCGGCACTATTTTTTCAAGTCGATCCGAGAGTTCGAGGCGCTGAGGGCAACGGACTCGCTGCTGGAATGGGCCGAAGTGCACGGCAATTACTACGGCACGCCGCGTGACGCCGTCGAAAAGGCGATGGGCGAAGGGCGGGACATGCTCTTCGACATCGATTGGCAGGGCGCCCAGCAGCTGCAGGAAAAAATGGCGGGCGACGTGGTATCGATCTTCATCCTGCCGCCGTCCATGGCGGAGCTGCAGTCGCGGCTCCACCGGCGCGCCGAGGATAGTGAAGAGGTCATCGCGACCCGGCTCGCCAATTCGCGCGCCGAAATCGAGCACTGGCGCGAATACGATTACATCGTGGTCAACGACGATCTCGACCGGGCCTTCTCCTCCGTCAGGGCGATCGTCGAAGCCGAGCGCCTTCGCCGCGACCGGCGCCCCGGCCTCTTCGAATTCGTCAACGGACTGCTGACGGAAAATCCTCTCTGA
- a CDS encoding YicC/YloC family endoribonuclease encodes MPLQSMTGFARKEGSSGRYRWAWELRSVNGKGLDMRLRLPPGLERIEPDCRRLASQYFSRGNLQVGLSLSGTEASTEAVLNEEALAAVLKLRERLGDVIDPAPLKLDTLLSIRGIVDFREPEESENERAERDAEILAGLEGALADLRTMREEEGKALGQVLLAQVDRIEKLTAVVENDPSRSPQAIADRLAQQVSVIMANASGIDRERLHAEVALLATKADLREELDRLGSHIAAARDLLTKGGPVGRKLDFLAQEFNRESNTICSKSNAAAVSAAGIELKVVIDQFREQVQNLE; translated from the coding sequence ATGCCGCTCCAATCGATGACCGGCTTTGCCAGGAAAGAGGGGAGCAGCGGACGCTATCGCTGGGCTTGGGAACTCCGTTCGGTCAACGGCAAAGGTCTCGACATGCGGCTTCGCCTGCCGCCGGGACTTGAACGTATCGAGCCCGACTGCCGACGCCTCGCCTCGCAGTATTTCTCGCGAGGGAACTTGCAGGTCGGCCTTTCGCTGAGCGGTACTGAAGCTTCGACGGAGGCAGTTCTCAACGAGGAAGCGCTCGCCGCCGTCCTGAAGCTTCGCGAACGATTGGGCGATGTCATCGATCCGGCGCCGCTCAAACTCGATACGTTGCTTTCCATTCGCGGCATTGTCGACTTCCGCGAGCCGGAGGAGAGCGAGAACGAGCGCGCGGAACGCGACGCGGAGATACTCGCCGGCCTGGAAGGCGCGCTCGCCGATCTGCGGACGATGCGGGAAGAAGAGGGCAAGGCGCTCGGGCAGGTGTTGCTAGCCCAGGTGGATCGCATCGAGAAACTGACCGCGGTAGTCGAAAACGATCCGTCCCGCAGCCCGCAGGCGATCGCCGACAGGCTGGCGCAGCAGGTTTCGGTCATCATGGCCAACGCGTCCGGCATCGATCGCGAAAGGCTGCATGCAGAGGTCGCGCTGCTTGCGACGAAGGCCGATCTTCGGGAGGAACTCGACCGGCTGGGCTCGCATATTGCGGCTGCCCGCGACCTCCTGACAAAGGGCGGGCCGGTCGGACGCAAGCTCGATTTCCTTGCACAGGAATTTAACCGCGAATCGAATACCATCTGTTCGAAATCGAATGCCGCCGCCGTGTCTGCCGCCGGTATCGAATTGAAGGTCGTGATCGACCAGTTCCGCGAACAGGTTCAGAATCTGGAGTAG
- the mltG gene encoding endolytic transglycosylase MltG — protein MSDSNDNSAVQFGRNETGSNGPIIPKSANEALRPERVPHPPKRSRKARSQVVIFLNFVMTVVVFVALAAAGAVYYAMHEYEKPGPLEANKNFIVRSGAGISEIASNLERNEIITDSRVFRFVSEAYLSNDTLKAGEYEIKAHASMQEIMELLKSGKSILYSVSLPEGLTVKQMFHRLADDPVLVGDLPAELPPEGSLKPDTYKFTRGTDRNEIVKQMTAAQKALVQQIWEKRDPDLPVSTIEEFVTLASIVEKETGRADERPRVASVFINRLEKGMRLQSDPTIIYGIFGGDGKPADRAILRSDLDKQTPYNTYLIKGLPPTPIANPGRAALEAVANPSRTPELYFVADGTGGHVFAETLDEHNANVRRWRKLEAERAAEAAKATEAAQDAVTQTGTQQ, from the coding sequence GTGAGCGACTCAAACGATAACAGCGCGGTGCAATTCGGCCGCAATGAAACCGGGAGCAACGGGCCGATCATTCCGAAGTCGGCCAACGAAGCGCTGCGTCCCGAAAGAGTTCCCCATCCGCCGAAGCGTTCGCGCAAGGCCCGCAGCCAGGTCGTCATCTTTCTCAACTTCGTCATGACCGTGGTCGTCTTCGTGGCGCTCGCGGCCGCCGGGGCCGTCTATTACGCGATGCACGAATATGAAAAGCCGGGGCCGCTGGAGGCGAACAAGAATTTCATCGTTCGCAGCGGCGCGGGCATCAGCGAAATCGCCAGCAACCTGGAGCGCAACGAGATCATTACCGACAGCCGCGTATTCCGGTTCGTTTCGGAAGCCTATCTGAGCAATGACACGCTCAAGGCCGGCGAGTATGAAATCAAGGCGCATGCATCGATGCAGGAGATCATGGAGCTTCTGAAGTCCGGCAAGTCGATCCTCTACTCCGTTTCGCTGCCGGAGGGTTTGACCGTGAAGCAGATGTTCCACAGGCTTGCCGACGACCCGGTTCTTGTCGGCGATCTGCCGGCGGAGCTGCCGCCCGAAGGCTCCCTCAAGCCGGACACCTACAAGTTCACCCGGGGAACCGACCGTAACGAGATCGTCAAGCAGATGACCGCTGCCCAGAAGGCGCTGGTGCAGCAGATCTGGGAGAAGCGGGATCCGGACCTTCCCGTATCGACCATAGAGGAATTCGTAACTCTTGCGTCGATCGTGGAGAAGGAGACCGGCCGCGCGGACGAGCGACCGAGGGTCGCTTCGGTGTTCATCAATCGCCTGGAAAAAGGCATGAGGCTGCAGTCGGATCCGACGATCATCTACGGTATCTTCGGCGGCGACGGCAAACCCGCCGACCGGGCAATCCTGAGGTCCGACCTCGACAAGCAGACGCCGTACAACACCTATCTCATCAAAGGCCTGCCGCCGACGCCGATCGCAAATCCGGGCCGGGCAGCGCTCGAAGCCGTCGCCAATCCGTCGCGCACGCCCGAGCTCTACTTCGTCGCCGACGGCACCGGTGGGCATGTCTTCGCGGAGACGCTCGACGAGCACAATGCCAATGTGCGGCGCTGGCGCAAGCTCGAGGCGGAGAGGGCGGCGGAGGCGGCCAAGGCCACCGAGGCTGCACAGGATGCCGTCACGCAGACCGGGACCCAGCAATAA
- the fabF gene encoding beta-ketoacyl-ACP synthase II, which translates to MRRVVITGTGMVSPLGCGTEVSWARLLAGDNAARKVTEFEVEDLPAKIACRIPFGDGSDGTFNADDWMEPKEQRKVDPFIVYAMAAADMALADAGWKPESDEDQISTGVLIGSGIGGLEGIVDAGYTLRDKGPRRISPFFIPGRLINLAAGQVSIRHKLRGPNHSVVTACSTGAHAIGDASRLIALGDADVMVAGGTESPICRISLAGFAACKALSTQHNDNPEKASRPYDADRDGFVMGEGAGIVVLEELEHARARGAKIYAEVIGYGLSGDAFHITAPSEDGEGAYRCMQMALKRAGVTAADIDYINAHGTSTMADTIELGAVERLVGDSASRISMSSTKSAIGHLLGAAGAVEAIFSALAIRDNIAPPTLNLDNPSVETKIDLVPHVARKREINVALSNSFGFGGTNASLILRRYTGH; encoded by the coding sequence ATGAGACGTGTCGTTATCACCGGTACCGGCATGGTATCTCCTCTGGGTTGCGGAACCGAAGTCAGCTGGGCGCGTCTTCTGGCCGGCGACAACGCGGCCCGCAAGGTCACCGAGTTCGAGGTCGAGGACCTTCCCGCCAAGATTGCCTGCCGCATTCCCTTCGGCGATGGCAGCGACGGCACGTTCAATGCCGACGACTGGATGGAGCCCAAGGAACAGCGCAAGGTCGATCCTTTCATCGTCTATGCGATGGCCGCTGCCGACATGGCGCTGGCGGATGCCGGCTGGAAACCCGAAAGCGACGAAGACCAGATTTCGACCGGCGTCCTGATCGGCTCCGGCATCGGCGGGCTGGAAGGTATCGTCGATGCGGGTTACACCCTGCGCGACAAGGGCCCGCGGCGTATTTCCCCGTTCTTCATTCCCGGCCGGCTGATCAATCTCGCAGCCGGTCAGGTTTCCATCCGCCACAAGCTGCGGGGTCCCAACCATTCCGTCGTGACGGCCTGCTCGACCGGCGCGCATGCGATCGGCGACGCCAGCCGGCTGATCGCGCTCGGGGATGCGGACGTGATGGTGGCCGGTGGTACGGAATCTCCGATCTGCCGGATATCGCTCGCAGGATTCGCCGCCTGCAAGGCGCTCTCGACACAGCACAACGACAATCCCGAGAAGGCCTCGCGGCCCTATGACGCCGATCGTGACGGCTTCGTCATGGGCGAGGGTGCGGGCATCGTCGTTCTGGAAGAACTGGAGCACGCAAGGGCGCGCGGTGCCAAGATCTACGCAGAAGTGATCGGTTACGGCCTGTCCGGCGACGCCTTCCACATCACTGCTCCGTCCGAAGACGGCGAAGGCGCTTACCGCTGCATGCAGATGGCGCTGAAGCGCGCGGGCGTCACGGCTGCGGACATCGACTATATCAACGCTCACGGAACATCGACGATGGCCGACACGATCGAGCTCGGCGCGGTCGAACGGCTGGTCGGCGACAGCGCGTCGAGGATCTCCATGTCCTCGACGAAGTCGGCCATCGGACATTTGCTCGGCGCAGCCGGCGCGGTCGAAGCCATCTTCTCGGCGCTCGCAATTCGCGACAATATAGCCCCGCCGACGCTCAACCTGGACAACCCTTCCGTCGAGACGAAGATCGATCTCGTGCCGCATGTCGCGCGCAAGCGCGAGATCAATGTGGCCCTGTCGAACTCGTTCGGTTTCGGCGGCACCAACGCGTCGTTGATTCTGCGCCGTTACACCGGCCATTGA
- a CDS encoding acyl carrier protein — protein MSDIAERVKKIVIDHLGVDAEKVSEGASFIDDLGADSLDTVELVMAFEEEFGVEIPDDAADSILTVGDAVKFIEKAQA, from the coding sequence ATGAGCGATATCGCAGAACGCGTGAAGAAAATTGTTATTGATCATCTTGGCGTCGACGCCGAAAAGGTCAGCGAAGGCGCAAGCTTCATCGATGACCTCGGCGCGGACTCGCTCGACACCGTCGAACTGGTCATGGCATTCGAAGAGGAATTCGGTGTCGAAATCCCGGACGACGCAGCAGATTCGATCCTCACCGTTGGCGACGCCGTCAAGTTCATCGAGAAAGCCCAGGCCTGA